In Arthrobacter sp. B3I9, the following are encoded in one genomic region:
- a CDS encoding exonuclease domain-containing protein: MGLDFTAIDFETANGFRGSPCAVGLTKVRGGVVVEEASWLMRPPQNHDRFDHHNVRIHGIRPEQVAGLPRFGELFPEIGAFIGDDVLAAHNAAFDLGVIRSGLEVSGLPGPAYDYVCTVMLSRRCYSLVSNSLPFAAEEAGVPLVNHHDAAEDARACAGILIDIAARNGAASIAELHLSLGLDISRQPAFDPSRDPLSRASRTALDALAAGPGAGLPGRPFRSGWPEEGSNPLPNALAEPGHPLFGQTVVFTGELRIPRPEAKVRSAELGARPESRVTARTTVLVVGDGFVAADLRSGRLTGKARRVLELHERGQRIEVLSEGEFLQMVGGQPAPAAVA, from the coding sequence GTGGGTTTGGATTTTACGGCGATCGACTTTGAGACCGCCAACGGCTTCCGCGGTTCGCCGTGCGCCGTTGGCCTGACGAAAGTACGCGGCGGCGTTGTGGTCGAGGAGGCCTCCTGGTTGATGCGGCCGCCGCAGAACCACGACCGCTTCGACCACCACAACGTCCGGATCCACGGCATCCGGCCCGAGCAGGTTGCCGGGCTGCCGCGCTTCGGCGAGCTGTTCCCGGAGATCGGTGCCTTTATTGGCGATGACGTGCTCGCGGCCCACAACGCCGCCTTCGATCTCGGCGTCATCCGCTCCGGTCTGGAGGTCTCCGGACTGCCGGGCCCGGCCTACGACTACGTCTGCACCGTGATGCTGTCCCGGCGCTGCTATTCGCTGGTCTCCAACTCCCTGCCGTTCGCGGCGGAGGAGGCCGGGGTTCCCCTGGTCAACCATCACGACGCCGCCGAGGACGCCCGCGCCTGCGCGGGAATCCTGATAGACATCGCGGCACGCAACGGCGCCGCCAGCATCGCTGAACTCCACCTGTCCCTCGGCCTGGACATATCCCGCCAGCCTGCGTTCGATCCGTCGCGCGACCCCCTGTCCAGGGCCAGCCGCACCGCACTCGACGCGCTGGCTGCCGGCCCGGGAGCCGGATTGCCGGGCCGGCCCTTCCGGTCCGGCTGGCCGGAAGAAGGGTCCAATCCGCTGCCGAACGCGCTGGCCGAACCCGGCCACCCGCTGTTCGGCCAGACCGTCGTGTTCACCGGCGAACTGCGGATACCGCGGCCGGAGGCGAAGGTGCGCTCCGCCGAACTGGGCGCGCGTCCCGAGAGCCGGGTCACTGCCCGCACCACCGTCCTGGTGGTGGGCGACGGTTTCGTGGCTGCGGACCTGCGCTCCGGACGGCTCACCGGCAAGGCCCGGCGGGTCCTGGAGCTGCACGAGCGGGGCCAGCGGATCGAGGTTCTCTCCGAAGGCGAGTTCCTGCAGATGGTGGGCGGCCAGCCGGCCCCTGCGGCGGTTGCCTGA
- a CDS encoding DUF4395 domain-containing protein — translation MSKLQIFAFPNPVNEYSARITAGLVVVLAVGTLLTGFGWGVAGIAVGFWLRLLFGPRVSPLAVLSVKVLTPLLGKRRLVPGPPKRFAQGIGAAVSTAAAILLAAGLAPAAWILLAILVVAASLEAFAGFCLGCAIFGILQRRGLIPEDVCEACNNISLRRA, via the coding sequence ATGAGCAAGCTGCAAATCTTCGCCTTTCCCAACCCGGTGAACGAGTACTCCGCGCGCATCACCGCCGGGCTGGTGGTGGTGCTGGCCGTCGGAACCCTGCTGACCGGCTTCGGCTGGGGAGTGGCCGGAATCGCCGTCGGCTTCTGGCTCCGGCTTCTGTTTGGGCCCCGTGTTTCGCCCTTGGCGGTGCTGTCCGTCAAGGTCCTGACGCCGCTGCTGGGGAAACGGCGGCTGGTGCCTGGCCCGCCGAAACGCTTCGCCCAGGGCATCGGCGCCGCCGTGTCCACCGCCGCCGCCATCCTGCTCGCGGCAGGCCTGGCCCCGGCCGCGTGGATCCTGCTCGCAATCCTCGTTGTGGCCGCCTCCCTTGAAGCCTTTGCGGGTTTCTGCCTCGGCTGCGCGATCTTCGGTATCCTGCAGCGCCGCGGGCTGATTCCCGAGGACGTGTGCGAGGCCTGCAACAACATCAGCCTCCGGCGTGCCTAG
- a CDS encoding ADP-ribosylglycohydrolase family protein produces the protein MSTEPATPAPAPAPTLESRIHGCLLGGALGDSLGYAVEFEDIAGIRAKFGPSGLQDFAALDGGSHFSDDTQLTLYTVDGLMEALEWANSGVGADTNACLWLAYLRWLATQGVPVPEAAPFQPPRWIDSHEVLKHRRAPGNACLSGLATGEMGTFYRPVNPDSKGCGTVMRSAPFGLVPYITAEAVYKLSSDAASLTHGHPAARQAAGVFSLLIHALASGLDLHDAARNAIGRLDEGLLHQGEVPDPDLVARLEAALRLSSNGRLLNPEELVRELGEGWVAEEALAVALYAVLATAPAADRPEDGDPEAHFRAAVTLAVNHSGDSDSTASIAGNILGTFYGKDCLPAAWLDALEAPEVIRGMASRLAALTAG, from the coding sequence ATGAGTACCGAACCCGCCACCCCTGCGCCGGCCCCCGCCCCCACCCTGGAATCCCGTATCCACGGCTGCCTCCTAGGCGGGGCGCTGGGCGATTCCCTCGGCTATGCGGTGGAGTTCGAGGACATCGCCGGGATCCGGGCCAAGTTCGGCCCGTCCGGGCTGCAGGACTTTGCCGCGCTCGACGGCGGGAGCCACTTCTCCGATGACACCCAGCTGACGCTGTACACGGTGGACGGCCTGATGGAAGCCCTGGAATGGGCGAACTCGGGAGTGGGTGCCGATACCAATGCGTGCCTGTGGCTGGCTTACCTGCGCTGGCTGGCGACCCAGGGCGTTCCGGTCCCGGAAGCGGCGCCGTTCCAGCCGCCCCGGTGGATCGATTCCCACGAGGTCCTCAAGCACCGGCGTGCTCCCGGGAACGCGTGCCTGAGCGGCCTGGCCACCGGTGAGATGGGCACGTTCTACCGGCCGGTCAACCCGGATTCCAAGGGCTGCGGCACGGTGATGCGTTCGGCCCCGTTCGGTCTGGTCCCCTACATCACTGCCGAAGCCGTCTACAAGCTGAGCTCGGACGCCGCGTCCCTGACCCATGGCCACCCCGCCGCGCGGCAGGCCGCCGGCGTCTTCAGCCTCCTCATCCACGCCCTGGCCTCCGGTTTGGACCTCCACGACGCCGCCCGGAACGCCATCGGCCGGCTGGATGAAGGCCTCCTGCACCAGGGTGAAGTACCGGATCCGGACCTCGTCGCGCGGCTTGAGGCAGCCTTGCGCCTCAGCAGCAACGGGCGCCTGCTGAACCCCGAGGAACTGGTCCGGGAACTCGGGGAGGGCTGGGTGGCCGAGGAGGCACTCGCCGTCGCACTCTATGCGGTGCTGGCAACGGCTCCGGCCGCGGACCGGCCAGAGGACGGCGATCCGGAGGCGCACTTCCGTGCCGCCGTCACGCTCGCGGTGAACCACAGCGGGGACAGCGATTCCACGGCGTCGATCGCCGGGAACATCCTGGGCACGTTTTACGGTAAGGACTGCCTGCCGGCGGCCTGGCTGGACGCGCTGGAAGCCCCGGAGGTCATCCGGGGCATGGCGTCCCGGCTGGCGGCGCTCACCGCAGGCTGA
- a CDS encoding aquaporin: MTTPASVSEPAAPAAPATAAAAPTPAAATSTAAARLAAAGPAAARDRAVRSRLLSRLAAEALGTLLVVVAGLGVPLFTIPDSNPLSASLAAGLALSAAMLAFGYLSGGHFNPVVTVGNAIAGHIRLPEAAAYLAAQLAGALLGVLTLFAVLSTVPKISDTRSAFDTVSAGFGEHSIIQAPMAGALLVEVLGAALLVAVYLGTTSDRNPSRAAAPFAVGLTMAVLLQLGQAVGNTPFNPARATASALFSNAAALGQLWLFWVAPLVGAVLAGLVFRGFAQVSAVPAAEAAADEDTADEDGADADGADAGHGDGRVEDEVQARPRGTDEAREFFDGSRAR, translated from the coding sequence ATGACCACGCCCGCCTCCGTCTCCGAGCCGGCAGCCCCCGCGGCGCCCGCAACCGCCGCGGCCGCGCCAACCCCTGCGGCCGCGACCAGTACGGCCGCCGCCCGACTCGCGGCCGCGGGTCCCGCGGCCGCCCGTGACCGTGCAGTGCGGTCCCGGCTCCTTTCGCGGCTGGCCGCCGAAGCCCTCGGGACCCTCTTGGTCGTGGTCGCAGGCCTGGGCGTTCCCCTGTTCACCATCCCGGATTCGAACCCCCTCTCAGCTTCCCTGGCCGCGGGCCTCGCGCTCAGTGCCGCGATGCTTGCGTTCGGCTACCTCTCCGGCGGACACTTCAACCCCGTGGTCACGGTGGGTAACGCCATCGCCGGGCACATCCGCCTCCCGGAGGCAGCCGCTTACCTGGCCGCGCAGCTCGCCGGCGCGTTGCTCGGTGTCCTTACCCTCTTCGCCGTCCTGAGCACCGTCCCCAAGATCAGCGACACCAGGTCGGCGTTCGACACGGTTTCCGCAGGATTCGGCGAGCACTCCATCATCCAGGCCCCGATGGCGGGCGCGCTGCTCGTGGAGGTCCTTGGCGCCGCGCTGCTCGTGGCCGTCTATCTGGGCACCACATCGGACCGGAACCCGTCCCGGGCAGCGGCTCCGTTTGCCGTCGGCCTCACTATGGCTGTCCTGCTGCAGCTCGGCCAGGCTGTCGGCAACACCCCGTTCAACCCGGCCCGGGCGACGGCGTCGGCCCTCTTCAGCAATGCGGCCGCGCTCGGCCAGCTGTGGCTCTTCTGGGTGGCGCCGCTCGTCGGCGCGGTGCTCGCCGGACTGGTGTTCCGTGGCTTTGCGCAGGTCAGCGCGGTGCCGGCAGCAGAGGCGGCGGCCGATGAAGACACAGCCGATGAAGACGGAGCCGATGCTGACGGAGCGGATGCCGGCCACGGCGACGGTCGCGTCGAGGACGAGGTGCAGGCGCGTCCCCGGGGAACCGACGAGGCCCGGGAGTTCTTTGACGGCAGCCGTGCACGCTAG